The following proteins are encoded in a genomic region of Desulfovibrio sp. JC010:
- a CDS encoding leucyl aminopeptidase, with amino-acid sequence MEFSIVREPASAWSADAVIFFAFKDADEYLSGFSSWMASDADWVAGSPALGDFSAELGESTVIYGSGSSVQRVLLVGLGEEKDFSVEKFLQAVSSALRKCREFKFRTVGVPLLAFEGISLEDKFEHFVVAAIEGLYSFDEFKSKKDEKEGLPETVRFLTEEEPPPHLSEMLVKGQAVGIGMGYARDLVNLPPNVATPVYLADEAKKMAKQYGFKFKAMKRKEIIDKGMGAYASVFRGSNDEPRMITLEYCPKDREGQKPLVLVGKGVTFDTGGISLKPTGFIEDMKCDMGGAAAILGFFRAIGEIKPDLPVVGILPCADNMPDANATRPGEVVTSFSGKTIEILNTDAEGRLLLCDALAYSARFEPAAIIDLATLTGGCIVAFGWNVAAVMDNSAHMQSLVIESGMSVGERFWPMPLWDIYKEELKSEVADLKNVGSREGMTIHAGMFLKEFVPEDTPWAHLDIAGPAWRKKKTPAGSAGGTGFGVRTLVEIAERIDLEDM; translated from the coding sequence ATGGAATTCAGCATTGTCAGAGAACCTGCCTCCGCATGGTCTGCGGATGCGGTCATATTTTTTGCTTTCAAGGATGCGGACGAGTACTTGTCCGGATTTTCTTCATGGATGGCTTCCGATGCGGACTGGGTTGCCGGGTCTCCGGCCCTTGGTGATTTTTCCGCAGAGCTGGGCGAATCTACAGTAATCTACGGCAGCGGTTCATCTGTGCAGCGGGTGCTGCTGGTTGGACTGGGCGAGGAAAAGGATTTCAGCGTGGAGAAGTTTCTTCAGGCTGTCAGCTCCGCTCTGCGTAAATGCCGGGAATTTAAATTTCGTACCGTAGGTGTTCCGCTATTGGCTTTTGAGGGCATCAGTCTTGAGGATAAATTTGAACATTTCGTTGTTGCGGCCATTGAGGGACTTTATTCCTTTGATGAATTCAAATCAAAAAAGGATGAGAAAGAGGGCCTCCCTGAAACCGTTCGTTTTCTGACTGAGGAAGAACCTCCGCCGCACCTGTCCGAGATGCTGGTTAAGGGGCAGGCCGTGGGGATCGGCATGGGCTATGCCCGTGATCTGGTCAACCTGCCGCCCAACGTGGCCACTCCGGTTTATCTTGCTGATGAAGCCAAGAAGATGGCCAAACAGTACGGTTTCAAGTTCAAGGCCATGAAACGCAAGGAAATCATCGACAAGGGCATGGGGGCTTATGCCTCAGTCTTTCGCGGGTCAAATGACGAACCGCGCATGATCACCCTCGAATATTGCCCCAAGGACCGCGAAGGCCAGAAGCCGCTGGTGCTGGTTGGTAAAGGAGTTACCTTTGATACCGGGGGCATATCACTCAAGCCCACCGGATTCATCGAAGATATGAAGTGCGATATGGGCGGTGCTGCGGCAATTCTCGGTTTTTTCCGGGCCATCGGTGAAATCAAGCCGGACCTTCCGGTTGTGGGCATCCTGCCCTGCGCCGACAACATGCCCGATGCCAATGCCACCCGTCCGGGCGAGGTTGTGACCTCATTTTCCGGAAAGACCATTGAGATTTTAAATACCGATGCCGAAGGCCGTCTGCTGCTTTGCGACGCCCTTGCTTATTCCGCCCGGTTTGAGCCGGCGGCCATCATCGATCTCGCCACCCTGACCGGGGGCTGCATTGTGGCTTTCGGCTGGAACGTGGCGGCGGTGATGGACAACTCCGCACACATGCAGAGTCTGGTAATTGAATCCGGTATGAGCGTGGGCGAGCGTTTCTGGCCCATGCCGCTTTGGGATATCTACAAGGAAGAGCTTAAGAGTGAAGTGGCCGACCTCAAAAATGTCGGTTCCCGCGAAGGCATGACTATCCATGCAGGAATGTTCCTCAAGGAATTCGTACCCGAAGACACTCCGTGGGCGCATCTCGACATTGCCGGGCCTGCATGGCGCAAGAAAAAGACTCCCGCAGGATCTGCCGGGGGGACCGGATTCGGTGTGCGGACTTTAGTGGAGATTGCGGAGCGCATTGATCTGGAAGATATGTAG
- a CDS encoding peptidylprolyl isomerase: MARATARHLLVSDEETCLDLKKQIQDGADFGELAKQHSSCPSGQRGGELGQFGPGQMVPEFDTVVFNEAVGEVHGPVKTQFGYHLLIIDSRED, encoded by the coding sequence ATGGCAAGAGCAACAGCCCGTCATCTTTTGGTTAGTGATGAAGAAACCTGTCTGGACCTGAAAAAACAAATTCAGGACGGCGCAGATTTTGGTGAACTGGCAAAACAGCATTCCAGCTGCCCCTCCGGACAGCGCGGCGGAGAGCTGGGTCAGTTCGGCCCCGGCCAGATGGTCCCGGAATTTGACACCGTTGTCTTCAATGAAGCAGTCGGCGAAGTTCACGGCCCGGTAAAAACACAGTTCGGTTACCACCTGCTGATCATCGATAGCCGCGAAGATTAA
- a CDS encoding asparaginase: MGSDNISGEIVLIFTGGTIGMSEKPDAGGVVPDDNFSKLLNEVTPDGQDIKIRPVLWSDIPSPHMCPEKMLGLAHDVEEFLSEEQVLGAVILHGTDLMAETAYVLDLTVRSPKPVILTGAMRYFNESGYDGVRNLVDAIRTCLLPPPEGTDVIIQMADKLFAAKNAIKSSSLNVDPFVGQNTGRIGFIAGESVILTRAKPGRRPRLNFPVTAMADKVHLVGCHPGMDSTVLEKLLESGAKGIVLEGFGAGNTPPGIVPGIEKCIESGIPVVLCTRCVEGGVWPIYAYPGGAANLKQKGVIIAGGLSALKATLLLQMLLGSGCPCERIEDIFADESV; this comes from the coding sequence ATGGGTTCAGATAATATTTCAGGAGAAATCGTCCTCATTTTTACCGGGGGCACCATCGGTATGAGCGAAAAGCCCGATGCCGGAGGCGTGGTCCCGGACGACAATTTCAGCAAACTGCTCAATGAGGTTACCCCGGACGGACAGGATATCAAAATCCGCCCGGTACTCTGGTCGGATATCCCCAGTCCGCATATGTGCCCGGAAAAAATGCTGGGGCTGGCCCATGATGTAGAAGAATTTCTATCTGAAGAACAAGTGCTCGGCGCGGTCATCCTGCACGGCACCGACCTTATGGCCGAGACCGCCTACGTTCTTGATTTGACAGTGCGTTCACCCAAGCCGGTCATCCTCACTGGAGCCATGCGCTACTTCAATGAATCCGGCTACGACGGGGTCCGTAACCTTGTGGACGCCATCCGCACCTGCCTGCTGCCACCGCCGGAAGGAACAGATGTCATCATCCAGATGGCCGACAAGCTTTTCGCCGCCAAGAACGCCATCAAATCCAGCTCCCTGAACGTGGACCCCTTTGTGGGCCAGAATACCGGGAGAATAGGTTTTATCGCCGGAGAATCAGTAATCCTGACCCGCGCCAAACCGGGCCGCAGACCGCGCTTGAACTTCCCGGTCACCGCAATGGCCGACAAAGTTCATCTGGTGGGCTGCCATCCGGGCATGGATTCCACTGTACTGGAAAAGCTGCTTGAAAGCGGGGCGAAAGGAATTGTGCTCGAAGGTTTCGGGGCCGGGAACACCCCTCCCGGAATCGTACCCGGAATCGAAAAATGCATTGAGTCCGGAATTCCGGTAGTGCTCTGCACCCGCTGCGTGGAAGGCGGGGTCTGGCCCATCTACGCCTATCCCGGGGGAGCCGCAAACCTGAAACAGAAAGGGGTCATCATCGCCGGGGGATTATCGGCACTGAAGGCCACCCTGCTCCTGCAAATGCTGCTGGGGTCAGGATGCCCCTGTGAACGGATTGAGGATATTTTTGCTGATGAGAGTGTTTAA
- a CDS encoding PAS domain-containing protein, producing MAVLEGYIMQGVEFLAQDYPGVVVGLDENKRVVFVGGEKAASLAGQLTAGEYLGLQSSGPLLEGLGAYVDKVMEMDPLPAGSFESITAAGVIFWKGIFHDDSGLIILKGQISARSAESGSSAMGLLREKEKILSTLLGNLPGMAYRCRNDVDWSMDFVSEGCLELTGYSPDSLLNNREISYSDLILPQYQAHVWECVQEAVQDRESFEMIYKIRTASGDEKWVWEKGVDTRGEDGTSALEGFITDVTPLMLAEQALHQSEERYRLMAEKTGQLVYDYDIDSGKVVWSGAVLEITGHEEHEFQSVNLEGWEERIHIDDREEVLRELEDCIREVRPFVSVYRFRRKNGSYLYVEDEGSFLKNDQGIPVRMVGVLRDYSHKMKVQELMIQTEKMTTVASLSAGMAHEINNPLGIITQSAQNIERRLSTELPGNLEVAENIGISLESVRRYLHERKILTMVEDIKEAGARAAKVIVNMLNFSRKSGDEKDFCSVPDIVERVIEIADSDLCREEGCDFRKISFVKDFQDNLPHVLCFSSELEQVLLNLVRNSAQSVIDAGCDGKYPEISIRSFSNNAYLTIEVEDNGPGMDSYTRKKAFEPFFSTRAKGGAGLGLSVAYFIITRNHGGTIRIDSEPGRGTKFTIQLPRGPVSEIFSQGLV from the coding sequence GTGGCGGTTTTAGAAGGATATATCATGCAGGGTGTTGAGTTTCTGGCTCAGGATTATCCCGGCGTAGTTGTAGGGCTTGATGAAAACAAGCGAGTTGTTTTTGTGGGCGGTGAAAAAGCAGCAAGCCTCGCCGGACAGCTTACTGCCGGGGAATATCTGGGGTTGCAGTCAAGCGGTCCGCTGCTTGAGGGGCTGGGCGCGTATGTGGATAAAGTAATGGAAATGGACCCCCTGCCCGCAGGAAGTTTTGAATCAATTACCGCTGCCGGGGTAATTTTTTGGAAGGGCATATTTCATGATGATTCCGGGCTGATTATCCTTAAAGGTCAAATCAGTGCCCGTAGTGCTGAGTCAGGTTCTTCAGCAATGGGATTGCTCCGTGAGAAAGAGAAAATTTTATCCACCCTGCTGGGCAACCTGCCCGGCATGGCCTACCGCTGTCGCAATGATGTGGACTGGTCCATGGATTTCGTCAGTGAAGGCTGCCTTGAGTTGACCGGGTACAGTCCTGATTCTCTGCTGAACAACCGTGAAATTTCCTATTCCGACCTTATTCTGCCTCAATATCAGGCCCATGTATGGGAGTGTGTGCAGGAAGCCGTGCAGGACCGCGAATCTTTTGAAATGATCTACAAGATCAGGACCGCTTCGGGCGATGAAAAGTGGGTCTGGGAAAAAGGCGTGGACACTCGTGGCGAAGACGGAACCAGTGCCCTTGAAGGGTTTATTACCGACGTCACCCCGCTCATGCTGGCGGAACAGGCCCTGCATCAGAGCGAAGAGCGTTATCGGCTTATGGCTGAAAAGACCGGGCAGCTGGTTTATGACTATGATATTGATAGCGGTAAGGTGGTCTGGTCCGGGGCGGTGCTGGAGATTACCGGGCATGAGGAGCATGAATTCCAGTCTGTGAACCTTGAGGGCTGGGAGGAACGGATTCATATTGATGACCGCGAAGAAGTGCTTCGGGAGCTGGAGGATTGTATCCGCGAAGTGCGTCCCTTTGTCTCGGTATACAGGTTCAGGCGTAAAAACGGCAGTTATCTCTATGTTGAGGATGAGGGCAGTTTCCTGAAAAACGATCAGGGTATTCCGGTGCGCATGGTCGGCGTGCTGCGCGATTATTCGCACAAGATGAAGGTTCAGGAATTGATGATCCAGACCGAGAAGATGACCACTGTAGCCAGTCTTTCCGCAGGTATGGCCCACGAGATCAACAATCCGCTGGGCATCATCACCCAGTCGGCCCAGAACATCGAGCGCAGGCTGTCTACGGAACTTCCCGGAAATCTGGAAGTGGCTGAAAATATCGGGATATCGCTCGAGTCTGTGCGCAGATATCTCCATGAACGTAAAATTCTGACCATGGTGGAGGATATCAAGGAAGCCGGGGCTCGGGCGGCAAAAGTTATTGTAAATATGCTCAACTTCAGTCGCAAATCAGGGGACGAAAAAGATTTCTGCTCAGTACCTGATATTGTGGAGCGGGTCATTGAAATCGCTGACAGTGACCTCTGCCGTGAAGAGGGGTGCGATTTTCGTAAGATCAGCTTTGTTAAGGATTTTCAGGACAACCTGCCCCACGTGCTCTGTTTTTCCAGTGAACTGGAACAGGTACTGCTCAATCTGGTGCGCAACTCGGCCCAGTCCGTGATTGATGCCGGTTGTGACGGTAAATACCCGGAAATCTCGATCAGGTCCTTCAGCAACAATGCCTACCTGACCATCGAGGTGGAGGATAACGGGCCGGGTATGGACAGCTATACCCGCAAGAAGGCATTTGAACCATTTTTCAGTACCCGAGCAAAAGGGGGCGCTGGACTGGGATTGTCCGTGGCTTACTTTATAATCACCCGTAATCACGGCGGAACAATCAGGATCGATTCCGAGCCGGGCAGGGGTACAAAATTCACCATCCAGCTGCCGCGCGGCCCGGTTTCGGAGATATTTTCGCAGGGTTTAGTTTAG